From Rutidosis leptorrhynchoides isolate AG116_Rl617_1_P2 chromosome 3, CSIRO_AGI_Rlap_v1, whole genome shotgun sequence, a single genomic window includes:
- the LOC139899910 gene encoding uncharacterized protein: protein MARSGVNFSCDNRHKCKKCCKKANSKNKKQASKGNSGSFEGGRSINNILSLNIRGFGVKGKFGWVKDYCRKERPDIATFQETKCKGLKDSWVHALWGSSNCGFVQLDAVTLLIWDLDSFVADKRRLICGIRTIDSAWMLCGDFNEVRFQADRLNCVFHHSRATRFNDFIARNNLIEIPINGKKFTRVSDDGIKFSKLDRVLVNDKYLKLWKDLSVIALERMDSDHCPLLLRDQIIDFGLKPFKCFDEWLKNDGVEKVIQDAWSKSVTSSKKDRLFRDKLKNVKKDLRAWSKNEFGDLESEIKGLKEKATSLEALAKSGAISDDDRKCWLETRRNWIEKEKIKSGKMKQKARIWWNLEGNENSKYFHASIRRKYNKCNIRGLNINGVWVEDPRVVKEMVLEYFRN, encoded by the exons ATGGCTAGAAGTGGTGTTAACTTCTCTTGTGATAATAGACATAAATGTAAAAAGTGTTGCAAGAAGGCGAATTCGAAAAACAAAAAACAAGCTTCAAAAGGAAACTCCGGGAGTTTTGAAGGAGGTCGGTCGATTAATAAT ATTCTTTCTTTGAATATTCGGGGGTTCGGTGTTAAAGGAAAATTCGGGTGGGTTAAAGATTATTGTCGTAAAGAAAGGCCGGATATTGCGACTTTTCAAGAAACAAAATGTAAGGGATTGAAAGATAGTTGGGTTCATGCTTTGTGGGGGAGTAGTAATTGTGGGTTTGTTCAATTGGATGCGGTTACTCTTTTAATTTGGGATCTTGATAGTTTTGTAGCGGATA AAAGAAGATTGATATGTGGAATTAGGACTATTGATTCGGCTTGGATGTTGTGTGGTGATTTTAATGAAGTTCGTTTTCAAGCGGATAGGTTAAATTGTGTGTTTCATCATTCTCGTGCTACGCGTTTTAATGATTTCATTGCAAGGAATAATCTTATTGAAATCCCAATTAATGGTAAGAAGTTCACTCGGGTTAGTGATGATGGTATTAAGTTTAGTAAATTAGACCGTGTGCTCGTGAATGACAAGTACTTAAAATTGTGGAAAGATCTTTCGGTAATTGCGTTAGAACGTATGGATTCGGACCATTGTCCCTTGTTACTTCGGGATCAAATTATTGATTTTGGGCTGAAACCTTTTAAGTGTTTTGATGAATGGCTAAAAAATGATGGGGTTGAGAAGGTGATCCAAGATGCGTGGAGTAAATCGGTGACTAGTTCGAAAAAAGATCGTCTTTTTAGAGATAAGCTCAAGAATGTGAAAAAAGATTTGAGAGCTTGGAGTAAAAATGAATTCGGGGATTTAGAAAGTGAGATTAAGGGGCTAAAAGAAAAAGCTACTTCTTTAGAAGCTTTGGCGAAATCGGGTGCTATTAGTGACGATGACCGTAAGTGTTGGTTGGAGACTCGTAGAAATtggattgaaaaagaaaaaataaaatctGGAAAGATGAAACAAAAGGCGAGAATCTGGTGGAATTTAGAAGGCAATGAGAACTCAAAATATTTTCACGCGTCCATTAGAAGAAAATACAACAAGTGCAATATTCGAGGGCTAAATATTAATGGGGTGTGGGTTGAAGATCCAAGGGTCGTAAAGGAAATGGTGCTCGAATATTTTCGTAATTGA